Proteins encoded in a region of the Haloarcula litorea genome:
- a CDS encoding LLM class oxidoreductase, which produces MTTGSHENVGYRRLFGDEGLTYGVGFPLTGERESTPAVDRELRLAERAESLGFDGLWARDVPTYWPRFGDAGGAFDTWPLLSHVAAHTERIALGTASVVLPLRHPIHVAKSAATVDRLSGGRLVVGVASGDRDPEYPAFDVARDERGQLVRERIAALRTLWREEYPSIEGEWGELDGDLDVLPKPTTETLPLLPTGNARQSVDWIAEHGDGWLFYHLPEETLQSYVETWREETDGHKPFVMALRLSLADDPTADPEPIHQGYHAGSEWVADYVRRLDEYGVDHLLLGFDAADPGAAMTAFATDVLE; this is translated from the coding sequence ATGACCACAGGCAGCCACGAGAACGTCGGCTACAGGCGACTCTTCGGCGACGAGGGACTCACGTACGGGGTCGGCTTCCCGCTGACCGGCGAGCGGGAGTCCACGCCCGCCGTCGACCGCGAGCTCCGCCTCGCCGAACGGGCGGAGTCGCTGGGCTTCGACGGGCTCTGGGCGCGTGACGTCCCGACGTACTGGCCGCGGTTCGGCGACGCCGGCGGGGCGTTCGACACGTGGCCGCTCCTCTCACACGTGGCCGCACACACCGAGCGGATCGCGCTCGGGACGGCGAGCGTCGTCCTGCCGCTCCGACACCCGATCCACGTCGCCAAGTCGGCCGCGACTGTCGACAGGCTCTCCGGCGGCCGACTCGTGGTGGGGGTCGCCTCGGGCGATCGGGACCCGGAGTACCCCGCGTTCGACGTCGCCAGGGACGAACGCGGGCAGTTGGTCCGCGAGCGGATCGCGGCGTTGCGGACGCTGTGGCGCGAGGAGTACCCGTCGATCGAGGGGGAGTGGGGCGAACTCGACGGCGACCTGGACGTCCTCCCGAAGCCGACCACGGAGACGCTGCCGCTGTTGCCGACCGGGAACGCCCGCCAGTCGGTCGACTGGATCGCCGAGCACGGCGACGGCTGGCTGTTCTACCACCTCCCCGAAGAGACGCTCCAGTCCTACGTCGAGACGTGGCGGGAGGAGACGGACGGGCACAAACCGTTCGTGATGGCGCTCCGTCTGTCGCTCGCCGACGACCCGACCGCCGACCCCGAGCCGATCCATCAGGGGTACCACGCGGGCAGCGAGTGGGTCGCCGACTACGTTCGGCGGCTCGACGAGTACGGCGTCGACCACCTCCTGCTTGGCTTCGATGCGGCCGACCCCGGGGCCGCGATGACGGCGTTCGCGACCGACGTTCTCGAGTGA
- a CDS encoding Cdc6/Cdc18 family protein, with product MDIEERIRRRRPQVDGESLVRDYTALSPAAHIEDPVDRGPAIERLLTHFDPVFEDETPPPLYLSGPPGSGKSAIVTALFRKLSALPETTRPVVHTSTRVRPSSSPAFVYLDSRRVDSEFAFYRTILDSVVEESVPERGVGTATLRDRLHERRGRDASPVVVAIDHLDGHGAAAETVVEWVDGLPATVALVGVGRSPPSETAFGDVAGATKRLSPYRRQQLADLLTRRASLGLREATLGHAAAEPIVEWAEGNAHDALAALFVAADRADRHRGTLDRSDTEAAVDRLSKDAVALDRVLSLPANRLAVLRALVDLDPAERSSVEAATDAVTASLSTDLSRGTVKRFIYEAAEDGILDRVKGEPTPGIGRVPSRVEPRFPTAVFRRLYDLEHE from the coding sequence ATGGACATCGAGGAACGAATCCGCCGGCGGCGGCCACAGGTCGACGGCGAGTCGCTCGTCCGGGACTACACCGCCCTGTCGCCCGCGGCCCACATCGAGGACCCGGTCGACCGCGGGCCGGCCATCGAGCGGCTGTTGACGCACTTCGACCCGGTCTTCGAGGACGAGACGCCGCCGCCGCTGTACCTCTCGGGCCCGCCCGGGTCCGGGAAGTCGGCGATCGTGACGGCGCTTTTCAGGAAGCTGTCGGCCCTCCCGGAGACGACGCGACCGGTCGTCCACACCTCGACGCGGGTCAGGCCGTCGAGCTCCCCGGCGTTCGTCTACCTCGACAGCCGCCGGGTCGACAGCGAGTTCGCCTTCTACCGGACGATACTCGACTCGGTCGTCGAGGAGTCGGTCCCGGAGCGGGGCGTCGGGACGGCGACGCTCCGCGACCGGCTCCACGAGCGACGCGGGAGGGACGCGTCGCCCGTCGTCGTCGCCATCGATCACCTGGACGGCCACGGGGCGGCCGCCGAGACTGTCGTCGAGTGGGTAGACGGGCTACCGGCGACCGTCGCCCTGGTCGGGGTCGGCCGGAGTCCGCCGTCGGAGACGGCCTTCGGCGACGTCGCGGGGGCGACGAAGCGGCTGTCCCCCTACCGCCGACAGCAGCTCGCGGACCTGCTGACGCGCCGTGCGTCGCTCGGCCTCCGGGAGGCGACGCTCGGGCACGCGGCCGCCGAACCGATCGTCGAGTGGGCCGAGGGGAACGCCCACGACGCGCTCGCGGCCCTGTTCGTCGCCGCCGACCGGGCGGATCGCCATCGGGGAACGCTCGACCGCAGCGACACCGAAGCGGCGGTCGACCGGCTCTCGAAGGACGCCGTCGCACTGGACCGTGTCCTCTCGCTCCCGGCGAACCGGCTGGCGGTCCTCCGGGCGCTGGTCGACCTCGACCCGGCGGAACGGTCGTCCGTCGAGGCGGCGACCGACGCCGTCACGGCATCCCTCTCGACGGACCTCTCCCGTGGCACGGTCAAGCGGTTCATCTACGAGGCCGCCGAGGACGGCATCCTCGACCGCGTGAAGGGGGAACCGACGCCCGGCATCGGGCGGGTCCCGAGCCGCGTCGAGCCGCGGTTCCCGACCGCCGTGTTCCGACGGCTCTACGACTTGGAACACGAGTGA
- the glpK gene encoding glycerol kinase GlpK, with protein sequence MTDTYIGAIDQGTTGTRFMVFDHGGQVVANAYEKHEQIYPEPGWVEHDPIEIWENTQEVVKRGLDDADLDATQLEALGITNQRETTVVWDAETGKPVHNALVWQDRRTTDRVEELEAQDKVEEIREKTGLEADAYFSATKTEWILDNAEPLKMQSARGEDLRDRAEAGELRMGTIDAWLIYNLTGNHVTDVTNASRTMLYDIREMAWDDELLDEFGVPHSMLPEVRPSSDEELYGHTDPDGFLGAEIPVAGALGDQQAALFGQTCFDAGDAKNTYGTGSFFLMNTGEEAVASDHGLLTTVGFQMSGEPVQYALEGSIFITGAAIEWLEDVDLINNAAQTAELARSVDSTDGVYMVPAFTGLGAPHWDGRARGTIVGMTRGTEKEHIVRATLESIAYQTRDVAEAMEADAGIEMGQLRVDGGAVKNNFLCQLQSDIIQTDIARPEVDETTALGSAYAAGLAVGYWDTVDELRDNWQVDREFSAEMDGEEADEMYSRWDDAVERSLDWATE encoded by the coding sequence ATGACTGACACGTACATCGGCGCGATCGACCAGGGCACGACAGGCACGCGATTCATGGTGTTCGACCACGGCGGACAGGTGGTCGCCAACGCCTACGAGAAACACGAGCAGATCTACCCGGAGCCGGGCTGGGTCGAGCACGACCCAATCGAGATCTGGGAGAACACCCAGGAGGTCGTCAAGCGGGGGCTGGACGACGCCGACCTGGACGCGACGCAACTGGAGGCGCTGGGGATCACGAACCAGCGCGAGACCACCGTCGTCTGGGACGCCGAGACGGGCAAGCCGGTCCACAACGCCCTGGTCTGGCAGGACCGCCGGACCACCGACCGCGTCGAGGAACTCGAAGCCCAGGACAAGGTCGAGGAGATCCGCGAGAAGACCGGGCTCGAAGCCGACGCCTACTTCTCGGCCACCAAGACCGAGTGGATCCTCGACAACGCCGAGCCGCTGAAGATGCAGTCTGCCCGCGGGGAGGACCTGCGCGACCGCGCAGAGGCAGGGGAACTCCGGATGGGGACCATCGACGCGTGGCTCATCTACAACCTCACGGGCAACCACGTCACGGACGTCACCAACGCCTCCCGGACGATGCTGTACGACATCCGCGAGATGGCGTGGGACGACGAACTCCTCGACGAGTTCGGCGTTCCCCACTCGATGCTGCCGGAGGTCCGGCCCTCCTCGGACGAGGAACTGTACGGCCACACCGACCCCGACGGCTTCCTCGGCGCGGAGATCCCCGTCGCCGGTGCGCTGGGCGACCAGCAGGCGGCGCTGTTCGGGCAGACCTGCTTCGACGCGGGCGACGCGAAGAACACCTACGGCACGGGGTCGTTCTTCCTGATGAACACCGGCGAGGAGGCCGTCGCCTCCGACCACGGCCTCCTGACGACCGTCGGCTTCCAGATGTCCGGCGAGCCCGTCCAGTACGCGCTGGAGGGCTCCATCTTCATCACGGGGGCGGCGATCGAGTGGCTGGAGGACGTCGACCTCATCAACAACGCGGCACAGACGGCGGAACTCGCGCGCTCGGTCGACTCGACGGACGGCGTGTACATGGTGCCGGCGTTCACCGGCCTGGGCGCGCCACACTGGGACGGCCGCGCACGCGGGACGATCGTCGGGATGACCCGCGGGACGGAGAAAGAACACATCGTCCGGGCGACCCTGGAGTCGATCGCCTACCAGACCCGCGACGTCGCCGAGGCGATGGAGGCCGACGCCGGCATCGAGATGGGGCAGCTCCGCGTCGACGGCGGGGCGGTCAAGAACAACTTCCTCTGTCAGCTCCAGTCGGACATCATCCAGACGGACATCGCCCGCCCCGAGGTCGACGAGACGACGGCGCTCGGCTCGGCCTACGCGGCCGGGCTGGCCGTCGGCTACTGGGACACCGTCGACGAACTCCGCGACAACTGGCAGGTCGACCGGGAGTTCTCCGCGGAGATGGACGGGGAGGAAGCCGACGAGATGTACAGCCGCTGGGACGACGCCGTCGAGCGCTCCCTGGACTGGGCGACCGAGTAA
- the gfo6 gene encoding D-xylose 1-dehydrogenase Gfo6, producing the protein MDVSDIVDDATARDWETVDPEGTEPVRFAVIGLGWFTKGRALPALAESDRCEPSVLVSSSEEKAQRLAAETDGAEHGITYDQFHDGRAADAYDAVYIVTPNALHLEYVETAADLGKDVLCEKPMERDSDRAAELRDTARAGGVDLMIAYRMHTEPAVRRARALIEDGYVGEPMAVTGDMSQRLLDRIDPDPDQWRLDEELAGGGALFDIGIYPLNTARFLLDADPVAVTGNVSSTHDAFDEVDETVAFSVEFPDEVYAQCYASHNARQSSGITVTGTEGQVRVEPAFFQDQGRELHVSRGDGRASIEIETVDQMREEFDYFADRVRGDADILPDGDHGLVDMRAMEAVYEAAETDRWVDVE; encoded by the coding sequence ATGGACGTGAGCGACATCGTCGACGACGCCACCGCGCGCGACTGGGAGACGGTCGACCCCGAAGGGACGGAGCCGGTCAGGTTCGCCGTCATCGGCCTGGGGTGGTTCACGAAGGGGCGGGCGCTGCCGGCACTGGCCGAGAGCGACCGCTGTGAGCCGTCGGTGCTTGTCAGCAGCTCCGAGGAGAAGGCCCAGCGGCTGGCCGCCGAGACCGACGGCGCGGAGCACGGCATCACCTACGACCAGTTCCACGACGGGAGGGCGGCCGACGCCTACGACGCCGTCTACATCGTCACGCCGAACGCGCTCCACCTAGAGTACGTCGAGACGGCCGCCGATCTGGGCAAGGACGTCCTCTGCGAGAAACCGATGGAGCGCGACAGCGACCGGGCCGCAGAACTCCGAGACACCGCCCGGGCGGGGGGCGTCGACCTGATGATCGCCTACCGGATGCACACCGAGCCGGCGGTCCGCCGGGCGCGTGCGCTGATCGAGGACGGCTACGTCGGCGAGCCGATGGCCGTCACGGGAGACATGTCCCAGCGCCTGCTGGACCGCATCGACCCCGATCCGGACCAGTGGCGGCTGGACGAGGAGCTGGCCGGCGGCGGCGCGCTGTTCGACATCGGTATCTACCCGCTGAACACGGCCCGGTTCCTGCTCGACGCCGACCCCGTCGCCGTGACCGGCAACGTCTCCAGCACCCACGACGCCTTCGACGAGGTCGACGAGACCGTCGCCTTCTCCGTGGAGTTCCCCGACGAGGTGTACGCCCAGTGTTACGCCAGCCACAACGCCCGCCAGTCCTCGGGGATCACCGTCACCGGGACGGAGGGCCAGGTCCGCGTCGAACCCGCCTTCTTCCAGGACCAAGGGCGGGAACTCCACGTCTCGCGGGGCGACGGCCGCGCGAGCATCGAGATCGAGACGGTCGACCAGATGCGCGAGGAGTTCGACTACTTCGCCGACCGGGTGCGCGGCGACGCCGACATCCTGCCCGACGGCGACCACGGCCTCGTCGATATGCGGGCGATGGAGGCGGTCTACGAGGCCGCCGAGACGGACCGTTGGGTCGACGTCGAATAG
- a CDS encoding aldehyde dehydrogenase family protein, giving the protein MSQETATRLDKQMLIGGEWVDADERTDVVHPYDGDLVGSVPMASEEQVVEAIDAADEAFEASELSAYERYELLSETARQVEDRADEIATILTSEQGKPIAEARGEVDRAVQTLDLSAEQAKRMFGEYVPMDAQKGFAKDHCFTQREPLGVVAAITPFNFPLNLMVHKVGPAIAAGNAVVGKPATNTPLTSVALFECLDDAADAVDADVPAGLFNVVTGSGSTVGDTVLDHDAVEAISFTGSTGVGKYLAENSGMKEITLELGGNDPTIVWGDTDIEQAAEQVVGGACSNAGQVCNSVERVLVQETVEDELVDALVDAAEDLTVGDPFEDGTDIASMVDDSQFEDVVDIFEATVEQGATVECGGSYGGDLGPRTFEPTVLSGVTPDMPAAKEETFGPLVPVISVADFDEAIAEANNTEYGLEAGLFTQDIDRAKRAADEIEAGGVNINTVSGFRADHMPYGGFKDSGVGKEGIKYAVEHFSKAKLVGFHDGFTNA; this is encoded by the coding sequence ATGAGTCAGGAAACAGCCACACGGCTCGACAAGCAGATGCTCATCGGCGGCGAGTGGGTCGACGCCGACGAGCGCACGGACGTCGTACACCCCTACGACGGGGATCTGGTCGGCTCGGTCCCGATGGCCAGCGAGGAACAGGTCGTCGAGGCCATCGACGCCGCAGACGAGGCCTTCGAGGCCTCGGAGCTGTCGGCCTACGAGCGCTACGAACTGCTCTCGGAGACCGCCCGGCAGGTCGAGGACCGCGCGGACGAGATCGCGACCATCCTCACCAGCGAGCAGGGCAAGCCAATCGCCGAGGCCCGCGGCGAGGTCGACCGTGCGGTCCAGACGCTGGACCTCTCGGCCGAGCAGGCCAAGCGGATGTTCGGCGAGTACGTCCCGATGGACGCCCAGAAGGGCTTCGCCAAGGACCACTGTTTCACCCAGCGCGAGCCGCTGGGCGTCGTCGCGGCCATCACGCCGTTCAACTTCCCGCTGAACCTGATGGTCCACAAGGTCGGCCCGGCCATCGCGGCGGGCAACGCCGTCGTCGGCAAGCCCGCGACGAACACGCCGCTGACCTCCGTCGCGCTGTTCGAGTGTCTCGACGACGCCGCGGACGCGGTCGACGCCGACGTGCCCGCGGGCCTGTTCAACGTCGTCACCGGCTCCGGGTCGACGGTCGGTGACACTGTCCTGGACCACGACGCCGTCGAGGCGATCTCGTTCACCGGGTCGACCGGCGTCGGGAAGTACCTCGCCGAGAACAGCGGGATGAAGGAGATCACGCTGGAACTGGGCGGCAACGACCCGACGATCGTCTGGGGCGACACGGACATCGAACAGGCCGCCGAGCAGGTCGTCGGCGGGGCCTGCTCCAACGCCGGCCAGGTCTGCAACAGCGTCGAGCGGGTCCTGGTCCAGGAGACCGTCGAGGACGAACTCGTCGACGCACTGGTCGACGCCGCGGAGGATCTGACCGTCGGGGATCCGTTCGAAGACGGTACGGACATCGCGTCGATGGTCGACGACAGTCAGTTCGAGGACGTCGTCGACATCTTCGAGGCGACGGTCGAGCAGGGCGCGACCGTCGAGTGTGGCGGGAGCTACGGCGGCGACCTCGGGCCGCGCACCTTCGAGCCGACGGTCCTCTCGGGCGTGACGCCGGACATGCCCGCCGCCAAGGAGGAGACGTTCGGGCCGCTGGTGCCCGTGATCTCCGTCGCGGACTTCGACGAGGCAATCGCGGAGGCCAACAACACCGAGTACGGGCTGGAGGCCGGCCTGTTCACGCAGGACATCGACCGCGCCAAGCGGGCCGCCGACGAGATCGAGGCCGGCGGCGTCAACATCAACACGGTCAGCGGCTTCCGGGCCGACCACATGCCCTACGGCGGCTTCAAGGACTCCGGCGTCGGCAAGGAGGGGATCAAGTACGCCGTCGAGCACTTCTCGAAGGCGAAACTCGTCGGCTTCCACGACGGCTTCACGAACGCCTGA
- a CDS encoding methyl-accepting chemotaxis protein: MSASASGSDDDAPGSIRRVVEWIGRVARTLTPAVVRRRYAAKFAISMAVVVLVVAAIGGASYVQIQSNLREDTRSELQSRAAMQATAVGNWVEELQVQTRFISAAEELRGTEPTTVNAYLGTARNLGTLDIVAVHVVDRERGRVVGSTTVDLRGRSVSSLDRPWERPLRAVAAYDSVASVVAAGERSYRRDNETVLAFASPVADTDRAVVVVGSIQSEVDTFGGEGVDARTTVVTADGSTVLGTGATVGSGSLTDPAAFDSAVENGTVGAVETSRAVRAYAPVSQTDWVVAVGVPTREAYAIGRSVGTNVLAIVAGSVLALGFVATALGWQTVVPLTRLRRRAETMQEGDLDVDLSTDRIDEIGRLYGSFDEMRTSLRSQFDETESALSEAEAARADAEQARTEAEAARERAEALSERLRERAQQFGETMQACADGQLHRRLDERADNDAMVEIATAFNEMMDEIEGTVAEVRSFADEVADRSVTVADRADAVDRQAARVDERVRDISDGAGEQTERLERMADEMATLSANVEEVAASTTEVAETAQRSVERGRDGQASAAAAIEEMDELEARATEAVEQMDALGDEVEAIGDVADLIADIADQTSMLALNANIEAANAGGDGAGFAVVADEVKGLAAETREATDDIGDRIEAVQAQTDSTAEAMTEMRAAVAAASDAVGEARTALDDIVTEVEATDDVAREIDRATGEQAETTQQVAGDIDEVADISRTVTDRAASAAESVADQGETVGEVADDAETLQRRATALSARLDDFEVAPERGDAEGADGGPGGDGPLADPSEDGDDGGGRVGRGE; the protein is encoded by the coding sequence ATGTCAGCCTCAGCGAGCGGCAGTGACGACGACGCCCCCGGTTCGATCCGGCGCGTCGTCGAGTGGATCGGGCGGGTCGCACGGACGCTCACGCCGGCCGTCGTCCGTCGCCGGTACGCCGCGAAGTTCGCCATCTCGATGGCCGTCGTGGTGCTGGTCGTCGCCGCCATCGGCGGTGCCAGCTACGTCCAGATCCAGTCGAACCTGCGGGAGGACACCCGGTCGGAGCTCCAGTCCCGGGCTGCGATGCAGGCGACGGCCGTCGGTAACTGGGTCGAAGAGCTACAGGTCCAGACGCGGTTCATCTCGGCGGCCGAGGAACTGCGGGGCACGGAGCCGACGACCGTGAACGCCTATCTCGGCACCGCGCGGAACCTCGGGACCCTCGACATCGTCGCCGTCCACGTCGTCGACCGTGAGCGCGGCCGGGTCGTCGGGAGCACCACCGTCGACCTCCGGGGCCGATCGGTGTCGAGTCTGGACCGGCCGTGGGAGCGGCCGCTCCGAGCGGTCGCGGCGTACGACAGCGTCGCGTCGGTCGTGGCCGCCGGCGAGCGGAGCTACCGGCGGGACAACGAGACGGTCCTCGCGTTCGCCAGCCCGGTGGCCGACACCGACCGGGCGGTGGTCGTCGTCGGGTCCATCCAGAGCGAGGTCGACACGTTCGGCGGCGAGGGCGTCGACGCGCGGACGACCGTCGTCACCGCCGACGGGTCGACGGTCCTCGGAACGGGGGCGACGGTCGGCTCGGGGTCGCTGACCGACCCGGCGGCGTTCGACTCGGCCGTCGAGAACGGGACCGTGGGCGCGGTCGAGACGAGCCGGGCCGTCCGGGCGTACGCGCCCGTCTCGCAGACGGACTGGGTCGTCGCCGTCGGCGTCCCGACGCGCGAGGCCTACGCCATCGGGCGGTCGGTCGGGACGAACGTGCTGGCGATCGTCGCCGGGAGCGTCCTCGCCCTCGGGTTCGTCGCCACCGCGCTGGGCTGGCAGACGGTCGTCCCGCTGACCCGTCTGCGCCGCCGTGCCGAGACGATGCAGGAGGGGGACCTCGACGTGGACCTCTCGACGGACCGGATCGACGAGATCGGGCGGCTCTACGGGAGTTTCGACGAGATGCGGACCTCGCTGCGGTCCCAGTTCGACGAGACGGAGTCGGCGCTGTCGGAGGCCGAGGCCGCCCGCGCGGACGCCGAACAGGCCCGGACCGAGGCCGAAGCGGCGCGCGAGCGCGCCGAGGCGCTCTCGGAGCGACTCCGCGAGCGGGCCCAGCAGTTCGGCGAGACGATGCAGGCCTGTGCCGACGGGCAGCTCCACCGCCGCCTCGACGAGCGTGCCGACAACGACGCGATGGTCGAGATCGCGACGGCGTTCAACGAGATGATGGACGAGATCGAGGGGACCGTCGCCGAGGTCCGCTCGTTCGCCGACGAGGTGGCCGACAGGAGCGTCACCGTCGCCGACAGGGCGGACGCCGTCGATCGACAGGCCGCTCGTGTCGACGAGCGTGTGCGGGACATCTCGGACGGTGCCGGCGAGCAGACCGAGCGGCTGGAGCGGATGGCCGACGAGATGGCGACCCTCTCGGCCAACGTCGAGGAGGTCGCCGCGAGCACCACCGAGGTCGCCGAGACGGCCCAGCGGTCGGTCGAGCGCGGGCGCGACGGCCAGGCGTCCGCGGCGGCGGCCATCGAAGAGATGGACGAACTGGAGGCGCGGGCGACCGAGGCGGTCGAGCAGATGGACGCCCTCGGCGACGAGGTCGAGGCCATCGGCGACGTGGCCGATCTCATCGCCGACATCGCCGACCAGACGAGTATGCTGGCACTGAACGCGAACATCGAGGCGGCCAACGCCGGCGGCGACGGGGCGGGGTTCGCCGTGGTCGCCGACGAGGTCAAGGGGCTGGCGGCGGAGACCCGCGAGGCGACCGACGACATCGGCGACCGGATCGAGGCCGTCCAGGCCCAGACCGACAGCACGGCCGAGGCGATGACCGAGATGCGCGCCGCGGTCGCCGCGGCCAGCGACGCGGTCGGCGAGGCCCGGACCGCGCTCGACGACATCGTCACCGAGGTCGAGGCGACCGACGACGTGGCGCGGGAGATCGACCGCGCGACGGGCGAACAGGCCGAGACGACACAGCAGGTCGCCGGCGACATCGACGAGGTCGCGGACATCAGCCGGACCGTCACCGACCGGGCGGCGTCGGCCGCCGAGAGCGTGGCCGACCAGGGCGAGACGGTCGGCGAGGTCGCCGACGACGCGGAGACGCTCCAGCGCCGGGCGACGGCGCTGTCGGCCCGGCTCGACGACTTCGAGGTCGCGCCCGAGCGGGGTGACGCGGAGGGGGCCGACGGCGGACCGGGCGGCGACGGACCGCTCGCCGACCCGTCGGAGGACGGTGACGACGGCGGCGGCCGAGTCGGTCGCGGGGAGTGA
- a CDS encoding dihydrodipicolinate synthase family protein, translating into MHLSGTVVPMATPTDGSDRSVDAEALRAFTRTLVEGGVHGLFPGSSIGEFPSLTTTQNRQIVQTVADAAGDDATVLAGCCDTNVDDILANVEAAADAGADAGVVVSPYYLGTTQDGLDRFFRAVADDSPLPLLLYNIPQLTGNELGVDLVTSLSDHDRIVGLKDTSGNLTYHHRVVEATPAEFAVFQGATELATASLDAGADGLIAGPANVFPEALAELYEAHQRGEFGAVRRLMQTVVLPVVSATSDLPTAAAVKHLVAVGGLDIGDPLPPLPHLTDDERAALTACYRDVAATLDEQVVEQ; encoded by the coding sequence ATGCATCTCTCGGGGACAGTCGTTCCCATGGCGACGCCGACCGACGGGTCCGACCGCTCGGTGGACGCGGAAGCGCTGCGCGCGTTCACCCGGACCCTCGTGGAGGGCGGCGTCCACGGGCTCTTTCCCGGGAGCTCCATCGGGGAGTTCCCCAGCCTGACGACGACACAGAACAGACAGATTGTCCAGACGGTGGCCGACGCCGCCGGCGACGACGCGACGGTACTCGCGGGCTGTTGTGACACGAACGTCGACGACATCCTGGCGAACGTGGAGGCGGCGGCCGACGCCGGTGCCGACGCCGGCGTCGTCGTCTCGCCGTACTACCTCGGGACCACCCAGGACGGGCTGGATCGGTTCTTCCGAGCCGTCGCGGACGACTCGCCGCTGCCGCTACTGCTCTACAACATCCCACAGCTGACGGGCAACGAACTCGGCGTCGACCTGGTCACGTCGCTGTCGGACCACGACCGCATCGTCGGGCTGAAGGACACGTCCGGGAACCTCACCTACCACCACCGCGTCGTCGAGGCCACGCCCGCGGAGTTCGCGGTCTTCCAGGGGGCGACCGAGCTGGCGACGGCGTCGCTGGACGCGGGCGCGGACGGACTCATCGCCGGCCCCGCCAACGTCTTCCCGGAGGCGCTGGCCGAACTCTACGAGGCCCACCAGCGGGGTGAGTTCGGCGCGGTCCGACGGCTTATGCAGACCGTGGTCCTGCCGGTCGTCAGCGCGACGAGCGACCTGCCGACCGCCGCGGCGGTGAAACACCTCGTCGCCGTCGGCGGGCTCGACATCGGCGACCCGCTACCGCCGCTCCCGCACCTGACCGACGACGAGCGGGCGGCCCTGACGGCCTGTTATCGCGACGTGGCGGCCACACTGGACGAGCAGGTCGTCGAGCAGTAA